Genomic segment of Ralstonia pickettii:
CCGAACCGGCCAGCGTCAGGCCGGCGTTCTGCGCCTTGATGCTGGCGATGCGGGCCGAGTCCACACGGCTCATCTGGCCGGCGCCCACGCCCAGCGTCATGCCGCCGCCGCAGAAGACGATGGCGTTGGACTTGACGAACTTGGCGACGCGCCAGGCGAACATCAGATCGTCCATTTCCTTCGGCGTGGGGTGGCGCTTGGTCACCACGCGCAGCTCGCTCGGCTGCACGTTCTTGGCGTCCGGGCTCTGCACCAGCAGGCCGCCGCCAACGCGCTTGAAGTCGTATGCGTTCACGCCCGCATTTGCCCCATTCGCCAGCGGAATCTCCAGCACACGGACGTTCTGCTTGGCGGCGAACACCGAACGTGCGCCTTCCGAGAAGCCCGGGGCGATCAGCACTTCTACGAACTGTTTAGCCACCACCTGTGCGGCCGCATCATCCAGCGGCACGTTGAAGGCGATGATGCCGCCGAAGGCCGAGGTGGAGTCGGTCTTGAACGCCTTCTCATACGCCTCTTGCGCGGTGACGCCGATGGCCACGCCGCACGGGTTGGCATGCTTGATGATGACGCAGGCGGCGCCCTTGGCGGGGTCGAACGACTTCACGCATTCCCACGCCGCATCGGCGTCGGCGATGTTGTTGTACGACAGCTCCTTGCCCTGCAGTTGCGTGTAGTTGGCGAGCGCGCCGTCGACGGCCTTCAGGTCGCGATAGAACGCGGCGGATTGGTGCGGGTTCTCGCCGTAGCGCATTTCCTGCACCTTGTCGAAGGCCAGGTTCAGCGTTTGCGGATAGGCGCTGCGCGTGCTGTGCGACTTGTCGGCGCCGAGGCTCGTCAGGTAGTTGGTGATCGCGCCGTCGTACTGCGCGGTGTGCGCGAACACCTTCTTGGCCAGCATGAAGTTGGTCTCGTAGCCGACCGTGTTGTTGTTGGCTTGCATTTCGGCCAGCACGGTGGCGTAGTCGGCCGGATCGACGATCACCGTCACGTCGCGATGGTTCTTGGCCGCCGAGCGCAGCATGGTCGGGCCGCCGATGTCGATGTTCTCGATGGCGTCGGCCAGCGTGCATTCGTCCTTGGCCACCGTCTGCTGGAACGGGTACAGGTTCACCACCAGTAGGTCGATGATCGGGATGCTGTGTTCGGACAGTGCGGCCATGTGCTCAGGCAGGTCGCGGCGGGCCAGGATGCCGCCGTGCACCTTCGGGTGCAGCGTCTTGACGCGGCCGTCGAGCATTTCCGGGAAGCCGGTGTAGTCCGCCACTTCCGTCACGGGCAGGCCGGATTCGGCGAGCAGCTTGGCGGTGCCGCCGGTGGAGAGGAGCTTGACGCCGCGCTCGTGCAGGGCACGGGCAAAGTCGACGATGCCGGTCTTGTCGGAAACGGAAAGCAGGGCTTGCTGGATCATGGTGGAAACGCCGGTGGGCGGGTGTGGCGCTGGGTTTGCCGAACTGGCAGAAGGCGCCGTCAGAAGGGAAATCGGTTCAAAGGCCGGCCCGCAACCTCAGATGAGGCCGTGCTGCTGCAACTTCTTGCGCAGCGTATTGCGGTTGATGCCGAGGTAGTCGGCCGCCTGCGACTGGTTGTTGGAAGCCCATTCCATCACGGTTTCCAGCAGCGGCCGCTCGATGGCCTGCAGCACCATGTCGTAGACGTTGGACGGGTTTTCGCCGTCCAGGTCACGGTAATACGCATCCAGGCTGTCGCGGATGCAACGTTCGATCGGGTTGCGGCTCATGCGGCAAGCAGTTCCTTGTTGTTGTCGTTGTTGCCCGTCGTGGGGTGGTCGCCACCGGTTGCCTGGTCTTCGTAGACCAGCCGGTCGGACAGCGCACGCTGCTCGTCGAAGAACGCGTTGACGGCGGCCAGCTGGGCCACTGTGTCCTCGATGGTGTTCATGCGGTGGCGGAACAGGTTGGCCCCCGCCAACCCGCGCGTGTACCAGGCGATGTGCTTGCGTGCGGTGCGCACGCCGGTGTATTCGCCATAGAACGCGTAGTGCTCTTCCAGATGCGCGTTCATGATGCCGCGAATCTCTTCCACTTCCGGCGTGGGCAGCAGCGTGCCGGTCTGCAGGAAATGCTCGATCTCGCGGAACAGCCACGGGCGCCCCTGCGCCGCGCGGCCGATCATGATGGCGTCGGCGCCGGTCACGGCCAGCACGTGCTTGGCCTTGGCCGGTGTGGTGATATCGCCATTGGCCACTACCGGAATGCGCACCGACGCCTTGACCGCGGCGATGGTGTCGTATTCCGCTTCACCGTGGTACAGATCGGCACGCGTGCGGCCGTGCACGGTCAACATGCTGATGCCCGCATCCTGCGCAACGCGCGCTACGGTGAGGGCATTTCGGTGTTCGCGGTCCCAACCGGTGCGGATCTTCAGCGTCACCGGCACGCGATCGCCCACCGCACCGACCACGGCCTCGACAATGCGCTGGACCAGCGGCTCGTTCTGCAGCAGGGCAGAACCGGCGGCCACATTGCACACCTTCTTGGCGGGGCAGCCCATGTTGATGTCGATGATCTGCGCGCCGCGATCGACGTTGTAGCGCGCGGCCTCGGCCATCATCATCGGCTCGGCGCCGGCAATCTGCACGGCGATCGGCTCGACCTCGCCCGTGTGGTTGGCGCGCCGCATCGTCTTCTCGCTTTTCCACAACTGCGCGTTGGACGCGACCATCTCGGACACCGCATAGCCCGCGCCCAGCCGTTTGCACAGCTGACGGAACGGGCGGTCCGTCACGCCCGCCATGGGGGCGACGAACAGGTTGTTGCGAAGGGTATGCGGTCCGATCTGCAAGGCTGTCGAGAAAGACGCGGCTGAAAGAAACGAAAAATCACCCCTTCCGCCCAGAGTCGAATGACGATCGGGCGGAGCAACGGGAGTGAAAAATGCGAGGACGGGATTTTACCGCCAAACCGCCGGATTGCCTAAATGTTGTGCACAAACTATGCGGCAGTGCAGTCGGCGGCCGGGTTCTTGCCGTGGCTGGCGCTAGCGGAACCGTTGCAGGCCGTAGGGGCGGCCGTCGATGAAAGGCGTGCGCTCGCTGACCAGATCGGCGATGAGTCGGGCGGTGCCTGGCGCGCCTGTCATGCCCAGGTGGCCGTGCCCGAACGCGAAGAACACGTTGCGGTAGCGCTCCGAGCGGTCGATCACGGGCAGGCTGTCGGGTAGAGAGGGCCGATGGCCCATCCATTGGCTGTCGTCCGTAAAGCCGAGGCCGGGGAAGAGCTGCTGGCCCTGTCGCATGAGGATGCGGGCGCGGCGGTAGTCGGGCGCAGCGTCCAACCCGCCGATCTCCACGGTGCCAGCAATGCGCAGGCCGCCTTCCATGGGCGTCGCGATGAACTTGCGCTCGCAATCCATGATTGGCCGTGAAGGCTGCACGCTGGGCGCGCGCAGCGTGGCGTGATAGCCGCGTTCCGTGTCGAGCGGAATGCGGATGCTGGTGAGCTTTGCGCCCAGCCGCATCGACCACGCACCCGCGCACAGCACCAGCTTCGACAGGGGCAGCGTGCCGCAATCGGTGTGCAGCCGCGTCGGACCGCCGTAGTCGCTTCGGCCGAACTCCACGTCCAGCACCTTGCGGCGCAGGAACGTGCCGCCCGCCGCCATGAAGTTGGCTGCCAGCGTCTTGACCAGCCGTTCCGGATTCACCGTGAAGCCGTTGTCGGGCAGCAGCAGACCGGATTGGATGTCGGCGGCCAGTGCAGGTTCCAGTTCGCGCGCTTCACCAGCGCTCAGGGCTTGCGAGCGCACGCCGGTGGCATCGCGAATGGACTGCGCCAGCACATCGCCCGACGAACGCGCCAGCGTGCGCCACACATACAGGTGGCCCGTCTGGCGGATGAGGCCGTCATATTGCGCGGCGTCGAGCAGGTTGCGATAGCCGGGAAAGGTCGCGCTGAAGAGACTCGCCAGCGGCTGCGCCGTCGCACGGGCCTGCGCTTCATTGCCGGCGAGCACCCATTGCAGCAGCCACGGCAGCGCGCGCGGCAGATAGGGCCAACGCACCGTCAGCGGTCCCATCGGATCGGCCAGCCATTTCGGTACCTGCTTGAGCATGCCCGGCAGCGCCATCGGCACGACCGACGCCACGCTCAGGCAGCCTGCGTTGCCGAACGAGCAACCCTCGCCAATGCCGGCCTGATCGAGCAGCGTGACTTGATGGCCATCACGTTGCAATTGCAGGGCGCACGCCGTGCCGACAATGCCGGCGCCAATCACGGTGATCTGGTGGCGATCGCCGGCAGCGCAGCCCTCGGGTGTTGCCACGCGTTAGCCCCGCTGCCCGAACATCATTTGCCGCGCCAGGCCGTGCTTGAGCGGCGGCAGGCATTCCAGCAGCGTGAGGGCGGCGCCGCGCAGGTGGCCAAACGGCCGGCCGGGCACGGCAAACGCACGCGGTAGCAAATCGGTCAGACCGATGGTGACGGCGCGGTCGAACGCGCGTTCGCGGGCGAAGCGGGCGAGGGTGGCTGCCGTGGCCCCCTCCCGAAGCGCGCGCGCCATCTCGAACGCATCGCGCAGGCCGAGGTTGAAACCCTGGCCCGCCACCGGGTGAATCGTCTGCGCGGCATTGCCGATGGCGGCGACACGGCGGTCGACCGGAATGCGCTGAGCGTGCAGCCCAAGCGCGAATGTGTGGCGCGGACTGGCGTGGGTGAAGCGGCCCATGCGCTCACCGAAGGCAGCGCCCAACTCAGCGAGGAAGGCGTCGTCGGGCAAGGCTGCGCGTCGGCGCGCTTCGTCGGGCGCGCAGCACCAGACGAGCGCGTAGCCGGGACCGTGCGCATCATCCTGCGGCAACAACGCGAGCGGGCCTTCGGGCGTGAAGCGCTCCCACGCCCAGCCTTCCAGCGGGGCGCTGCAGCGCACGTGCGCGACGATGGCGGTCTGGCCGTAATCGCGCCGCCGCGCCTGTGCAATGCCGCGTTGCTGCTTGCGTGCGTCGTCAAACAAGCCGCCTTCGGCCTGGATGACGACTTCGGTTTCGATGGCCAGCGGATGGCGCCCCTCGCGCAGCGCCCGCACGCGTGCCGGGGCCACCGTGCCGTCGGCGCGCGGCAGTTGCTCGACGCGCTCCACGGGCGTGTGGTCGTAGCGGGTGAGGCGCATCGGGTAGCGTGCCACCAGCGTGGCGAGTGCGGCGTTGAGCGCGGCGCTCAGGTCGCCGTATTGCACGACGTGTCCGAGCGCGGGGACGTCGTAGTCTTCGCGGCGGATATGCGCCTGCCCGAAGTGGCCGCGCTGCGAGACGTGGATGTGCGTGATGGGCGTGGCGCGCGTGGGCCAGCCGCCAATCTCCTGCAGCAGCACGCGCGAGCCGTGCGACAGGGCCAGCGCGCGCGGGTCTCGCGCGGCGGCTTCAGCATCGCGCGCATCGAACAGGGCGATGCGCCAGTCGGTGTCGCGCAGCAACCAGTTCGCCAGCGCCAGCCCGACGGGGCCTGCGCCGACGATGGCGACGTCGAACTCCGGCGCGGCGCTGTTCGCTGTGATGCTCCCGGTCATGCGCGGCTCCGCATCACCAGTTCGATTTCGTCTGGGGCCACCGGCACGTCGCGCGTGATGATTTCGCACCCTTCGGGCGTGACGATGGCGTCGTCTTCAATGCGGATGCCGATGTGCCAATACTGTTCCGGCACGCCGGGCGCGGGGCGCACGTAGATCCCGGGTTCGACGGTCAGCACCATGCCGGCTTCCAGCGGGCGCCACGGGCGTTCGCCTTCAGCCGGGGCAACGGTGCCGGGCGTGCGGTATTCCCCCACGTCGTGCACGTCCATGCCGAGCCAGTGGCCGGTGCGGTGCATGTAGAACTGACGGTATTGGCCGCCGGCGATCACGTCATCGAGCGTGCCGACCTTGTTTGCGTCGAGCAGGCCGGTGTCGAGCATGCCTTGCGCCAGCACGCGGGTGGCGGCATCGTGCGGCACGTTGTAAGGCACGCCGGGGCGCGTCTGCGCAAGGGCGGCTTCCTGCGCGGCCACCACCAGCGCATACAGTTCGCGTTGCGGGCCGGTGAAGCGGCCATTGACCGGGAACGTGCGGGTGATGTCTGACGCGTAGCCATCCAGTTCACAGCCGGCATCGATCAGGCAGAGATCGCCGTCGCGCAGTTCTGCATTGCCGGCGCGGTAGTGCAGTACGCACGCGTTCGGGCCCGTCGCCACGATGGAGTTGTAGGCAACGCTCTGCGCGCCGTGGCGGCGGAATTCGTATAGCAGTTCCGCTTCGAGATGGTATTCACGCAGCCCGGCACGCGACGCCTGCATGGCGCGCACGTGCGCCCCGGCAGAGATGCGTCCGGCACGGCGCATGATGTCGAGTTCGCTTGCGTCCTTGAACAGCCGCATCTCATCGAGGATGGCGCGCACGTCCAGGGCTTGGTGCGGCGACGACACCCCCGCGCGGCCTTGCATGCGCACTGCATCGAGCCAGCGGCGCATGCGGCGGTCGAACGCGCTGCTCTCGGCGAGCGGATAGGCCACGGCACCGGCATTGGCGAGCAACTTGGGCAGCGTCGCATCAATGTCTTCCACCGAGTGCCCCTCATCCAGGCCGAAGGCGTCCTTAGCGGCTTCCGGGCCGAAGCGGAAGCCGTCCCAGATTTCGCGCTCCTCATGCTTTGGGCGGCAGAACAGCACGCTGCGCGCCGGCGCGTTGCCCGCGGGCACCACGATGGCGAGCACCGCTTCGGGCTCGGTAAAGCCGGTCAGGTAATAGAAGTAGCTGTCGTGCCGGTAGGGGTAGTCGCTGTCGCGGTTGCGCATCGCTTCGGGCGCGGTCGGCACGATGGCGACTCCGCCACGACTACCCGATGCAGTGCGCAGCCACTGCACGACGCGTTCGCGGCGCTGGCGATAGGTCTGGAGGAAAGCGAGTTCGGTGGCGGACATGGCGTGTTTTCCAGCGACAGAAAGGATGCATCGATTGTAACGCCGCGCTTGGCGGGCGCTGGGAGGAGGGCATCGCTACACCCAAAAGGAGACTTGTGCGGTGCGGACGGCGTCTCCTAAAGTCTCGGGCGGCGGCCGCCGTTAATACTGAGCTGTTTGCATCCCGGTTGCGACCTCCGCCTGCAGTGGATTGGCCGCATTGGATCGGCCTGCCCAGGAGAACCGATGCTCGCCAGTAGTTACAACCCTCTTCTCGTCCTGCTTTCCCTCTTCGTGGCCATCCTGGCGTCGTATACGGCGCTGGATATGGCAGGACGCGTCGTGACCGCGCAAGGCCGCGCGGCGTTGTGGTGGCTCATCGGCGGCGCCTCGGCCATGGGGTTGGGCATTTGGTCGATGCACTTTGTCGGCATGCTGGCGCTGAACCTGCCGATCCCGGTTGGCTATGACGTCGGTATCACATTGACCTCGCTTGCCATTGGCATTGGGGCGTCAATATTTGCGTTATGGCTGGCCAGCCGGCGTGAACTGCCGTGGCCCCGCTTGGCGGGCGGCGCCGTCCTCATGGGCGCAGGCGTGGCGGGTATGCATTACACCGGCATGGCCGCGCTGCGCATGAACCCCGGCATTCAATACGACCCCGCCAGGTTTGCGCTGTCGATCGTGATTGCCGTGCTGGCCTCGGGCGTGGCGCTGTGGATGGCGTTTCGCCTGCGGCAGCAGTCGCGACGCGTTCGTGCGCTGCGTGCCGGTTCGGCGGTGGTGATGGGCGTGGCGATCGTCGGCATGCACTACGTGGGTATGGCCGCGGCGGCGTTTCCATACGGCAGCGTGTGTGGCGCTGCGCACACCGGCGCGAGTGCCGACTGGCTGGCGCTGGTCATCATCATCGTGACGCTGGCGGTGCTGGCCATCGCGCTCATCATCTCGGTGCTGGATTTGCGCATGGAAGCGCGCACCGCCTTGCTGGCGAACTCGCTGGCCGCAGCCAACAAGGAATTGGCCTACCTCGCGCTGCACGACAACCTGACCAAGCTGTCCAACCGCGTGCTGCTGGAAGACCGTCTGACCCAGGCGATCCGCACGGCTGATCGCGAGAAGCGCCGCTTCGCTGTCATGTTCATGGATCTGGACGGTTTCAAGGCCGTCAACGATGTCTATGGCCACCACGTGGGCGATCTGCTGCTGATCGACGTCGCGCAGCGCATCGGCGCGCGGGTGCGGCAGCAGGACACCGTGGCGCGAGTCGGTGGGGATGAATTCGTCGTGCTGGCCTATGTGGATGATCCGGAAGACGCCGGCACCCTGGCCGACGCGCTGCTGGGCGTGGTGCGCGAGCCCTTCATGGCCGGCGGTCACGAGTTGCGCGTCTCCACCAGCATCGGCATCGCGATCTACCCTGGCGACGGCGGCAACCAGCATGACCTGCTGACCAACGCCGATGCGGCGATGTACCACGCAAAGGGCCTGGGCCGGAACGCCTACAGCTTTTTCGAGCCATCGATGAACGCCGACGTGCATCAGCAGTTGCAGCTTGTGCAAGACCTGCGCCGCGCGGTCGAGCGGCACGAACTCGTGCTGCATTACCAGCCGAAATTCAACGCGCCCAACGGGCCGATCATGGGCGTGGAGGCGTTGGTGCGCTGGCAGCATCCGCAGCGCGGTCTGGTGCCCGCCGATGAATTCATCCCGCTGGCCGAAAAGACCGGTCTGATCGTGCCGCTGGGCGCCTGGGTGCTGGACGAGGCCTGCCGCCAGATGGCGCAATGGCAACGCGAGGGGCACGCCGGCTGGACCGTCGCCGTGAATCTCTCCGCGCTGCAGTTTGGCCATGCCGCACTCATCGACACCGTGCGCGAGACGCTCGCGCGCCATGCGCTGGACCCGCGCAGCCTGATGCTGGAAATTACAGAATCGACCGCCATGCGCGATGTCGACGCGAGCCTGCAGATCCTGCAGCAGCTCGACGCGATGGGCGTGCGGATTTCGATCGACGATTTCGGCACCGGCTATTCCAGCCTGCTGTATCTCAAGCGTTTGCCTGCCAGCGAACTGAAGATCGACCGCGGCTTCGTGCGCGACCTGGCGCACGACACGGAAGACGCGGCCATCGTCTCGGCCATCGTGGCGCTGGACCAGACGCTGAACCTGCGCATCGTCGCAGAGGGTGTGGAGACCGCCGAGCAGCAGGCGTTCCTGACGCGGCTCGGCTGCCACTCGCTGCAGGGCTACCTGCTCGGCCGCCCGATGACGGCGGAATCGTTGAGCGCGGCGATGGCGTAAGCGCTTAGCGCGACGCGACTTCAGCGTCTAGCGCGGCCAGTTGGGTGGGCGTGCCGACGTTTTCCCAGCGGCCGTCGAAGCGCTCGCCGGTCGCACGGCCTTCAGCGATGGCCTTGTGGTACAGCGGCGTCATCGCCAGTCGCGTGCCGGGCGCGATGCCGGCAAACAGGCGCGTGTCGTACAAGCCAATGTTGCCGAACGTGAGGCGCTCGGCGCCTTCGGCGTGGAGCATGCCTTCGTTATCCAGCGCGAAATCGCCGCGCAGGTGGTAGGGCGGATTGGGCACCATCACCAGATGCATGCCCGGCGCCGCTTGCGCGGCCATTGCGGGCGCCCGGTCGCGCAGCAAGGCGTAGTCGTAATCGCAGAACACATCGCCGCTGACGGCAATGAATACGCTGTGCCCATCGCCTGCATGCAGCAGCGGCATGGCCTGCGCAACCCCGCCTGCCGTTTCGAGCGCCTGCCCTTCCGGCGAATATGCGAGGCGCACGCCCCACGCGCTGCCATCGCCCAGGGCGGTTTCGATCTGCGCGCCGAGCCACGCGTGGTTGATGACAATGTCGCGCACGCCGGCCGCGGCCAGGCGCTCGATCTGCCAGACGATCAGCGGTTTGCCGCCCACGGTGAGCAGTGGCTTGGGCGTGTGGTCGGTCAGCGGCCGCATGCGATCGCCGCGGCCCGCCGCAAAAATCATGGCGCGCGTCGTCGAATTCAAGCCATCACCTTCATGAGAATCAGCAGCACGGCCATGCCGCCGACGATGGTCCACATCGCGCTTTTCGTCACCCGTGCAATGACGATGGCGACGATGCCGGCAAGCAGGCGTGGATTGTCGACCGACACCGCGAGCGCGCCATCGCGCATCAGGAGGTCGGGCGCGATGAGCGCGGTCAGCATCGCAGCCGGCACATAGGGCAGGGCGCTGCGGAACCACATCGGCAGGTTCATGCGCCCTTCCAGCGCGATGAACGATAGGCGGATCAGATAGGTGGCGGCGCCGGCAATCAACAGCACGCCGAAGAGGATCAGGGCTTTCATGCGGCAGCCCCCTTGTCGGACGGTCGGGCCAGTAAGCGCTCAACCAGTGCGCCGAGGGCAATGCCCACGCACGCCGCGCTCATGAGCCCGAGCTTGTGCGGCCAGCCCGTCCACGCCACGGCCAGCGCGGCGCCGGTCAGGGCAGCGGCCAGTTGCGCACGCGTGCGCAGTGCCGGCACCACGATGGCGATAAACGTAAGGGGCAGGAAGAAATCGAGCGGCCACGAGGTCGGCACCTGCGCGCCCAGCAGCACGCCGACGATCGTCGATGCCTGCCAGCTCGACCACAGCGCCACGCCAGCGCCGAGGAAATACCAATGGCGATATGCGGCTTCCGCGCTGCCGGGCTGCGCGGTGACAACGCGGCGGTTCATGGCGGCGAAGGCTTCGTCGGTCAGCAGATAGGCGATCAGCCATTTCCAGCGGCGCGGCAGGTGCGCCAGCGCTGGCGCAATGCTGGCCGAATACAGCGCGTGCCGCAGATTCACCATCGAGACCGTCGCCGCAATCACCAGCGCGGGCGCGCCACCGGCCCACAACTGCACGAGGATCATCTGCGACGCGCCACCGAAAACGATGGCGCTCATCGCCACGGCAAGCCACGCGGGCATGCCGGCCGACGTGGCCAGCACGCCGTAGATCATGCCGAACGGCACCACGCCCAGCAGCATCGGCGCGAGTGCCAGCATGCCGGCGCGAAACTCAACGGTGCGGGGGGAGGCCATCAGAACGTGTAGCCGATCTGCTGCGTGCGATCTTCGAGTTGATCGAGCAGGCGGGCCAGCGGCGCCAGCGCGTTGTAGCGGCTGCATACACGGCGCAGGTAGGCGATGAAGCGCGGAGTGTCTTCCACGTAGCCGGTCTTGCCGTCGCGGTAGCACAGGCGCGCGAAAATGCCCGCCACCTTCAGATGGCGTTGCGCGCCCATCCATTCGAGCGCACGGTAGAACTCGCCGAAGTCTTCATCCACCGGCAGCTTGGCGGCGCGGGCCGCTTCCCAGTACCGCACGGCCCAATCCAGCTCCTGCTCTTCGTCCCACGACAGGAAGGCGTCGCGCAGCAGCGAGGCGGCGTCGTAGGTGATCGGTCCGTAGACGGCGTCTTGGAAGTCCAGCACGCCCGGCTGCGATGGGTCGGCCGCGTTGATCATCAGATTACGGGGCATGTAGTCACGATGCACGTACACGCGCGGCTGGGCCAAGGCACTGTCGACCAGCAGCTTGAACACCTTGTCGAGCGATTCGCGCTGGGTGGCGTCGAGCGGGCGTTGCAGGTGGCGGTCGACGTACCAGTCCGGAAACAGCGACAGTTCGCGGCGCAGCAGCGCCTCGTCATACGGCGGCAGCTCGCCTTCGCGGGAGGCCAACTGCCAGCGCACCAGAGTATGGATGGCAGGGCGGAACAGCGTGTTGGCGTAGGCGAGGTCGAAATCGCGCTCGCGCAGCGATTGCAGATACGTTTGTGGGCCCAGGTCGGTCAGCAGCAGGAAGCCCTGCGCGAGATCCTGCTCCAGCACCTGCGGCGCACGCACGCCGGCGCCGTTGAGCAGACCAGCCACATGGACGAACGGGCGGCAGTCTTCCTGCGGCGGCGGGGCGTCCATGACGACCAGCGTGCCGGGCTTGCCACTGCCGGCGCTGTCCAGGCGGAAATACCGGCGGAAGCTGGCATCGGCCGAAGCAGGTTGCACCGTGTCGATGCGCAGGCCGTGGGCGGCGGGCAATGTGCCGAGCCAGTCGCGCAGTTGGCTGAGGCGTGCGTCGGTTGCGCCTGCTGCGGCGCCAGGGGTCGAAGCCATGCTGA
This window contains:
- the purH gene encoding bifunctional phosphoribosylaminoimidazolecarboxamide formyltransferase/IMP cyclohydrolase — translated: MIQQALLSVSDKTGIVDFARALHERGVKLLSTGGTAKLLAESGLPVTEVADYTGFPEMLDGRVKTLHPKVHGGILARRDLPEHMAALSEHSIPIIDLLVVNLYPFQQTVAKDECTLADAIENIDIGGPTMLRSAAKNHRDVTVIVDPADYATVLAEMQANNNTVGYETNFMLAKKVFAHTAQYDGAITNYLTSLGADKSHSTRSAYPQTLNLAFDKVQEMRYGENPHQSAAFYRDLKAVDGALANYTQLQGKELSYNNIADADAAWECVKSFDPAKGAACVIIKHANPCGVAIGVTAQEAYEKAFKTDSTSAFGGIIAFNVPLDDAAAQVVAKQFVEVLIAPGFSEGARSVFAAKQNVRVLEIPLANGANAGVNAYDFKRVGGGLLVQSPDAKNVQPSELRVVTKRHPTPKEMDDLMFAWRVAKFVKSNAIVFCGGGMTLGVGAGQMSRVDSARIASIKAQNAGLTLAGSAVASDAFFPFRDGLDVVVDAGASCVIQPGGSVRDNEVIAAADERNVAMIFTGTRHFRH
- a CDS encoding Fis family transcriptional regulator, which gives rise to MSRNPIERCIRDSLDAYYRDLDGENPSNVYDMVLQAIERPLLETVMEWASNNQSQAADYLGINRNTLRKKLQQHGLI
- the dusB gene encoding tRNA dihydrouridine synthase DusB; its protein translation is MQIGPHTLRNNLFVAPMAGVTDRPFRQLCKRLGAGYAVSEMVASNAQLWKSEKTMRRANHTGEVEPIAVQIAGAEPMMMAEAARYNVDRGAQIIDINMGCPAKKVCNVAAGSALLQNEPLVQRIVEAVVGAVGDRVPVTLKIRTGWDREHRNALTVARVAQDAGISMLTVHGRTRADLYHGEAEYDTIAAVKASVRIPVVANGDITTPAKAKHVLAVTGADAIMIGRAAQGRPWLFREIEHFLQTGTLLPTPEVEEIRGIMNAHLEEHYAFYGEYTGVRTARKHIAWYTRGLAGANLFRHRMNTIEDTVAQLAAVNAFFDEQRALSDRLVYEDQATGGDHPTTGNNDNNKELLAA
- a CDS encoding NAD(P)/FAD-dependent oxidoreductase, which produces MATPEGCAAGDRHQITVIGAGIVGTACALQLQRDGHQVTLLDQAGIGEGCSFGNAGCLSVASVVPMALPGMLKQVPKWLADPMGPLTVRWPYLPRALPWLLQWVLAGNEAQARATAQPLASLFSATFPGYRNLLDAAQYDGLIRQTGHLYVWRTLARSSGDVLAQSIRDATGVRSQALSAGEARELEPALAADIQSGLLLPDNGFTVNPERLVKTLAANFMAAGGTFLRRKVLDVEFGRSDYGGPTRLHTDCGTLPLSKLVLCAGAWSMRLGAKLTSIRIPLDTERGYHATLRAPSVQPSRPIMDCERKFIATPMEGGLRIAGTVEIGGLDAAPDYRRARILMRQGQQLFPGLGFTDDSQWMGHRPSLPDSLPVIDRSERYRNVFFAFGHGHLGMTGAPGTARLIADLVSERTPFIDGRPYGLQRFR
- a CDS encoding UbiH/UbiF/VisC/COQ6 family ubiquinone biosynthesis hydroxylase, producing the protein MTGSITANSAAPEFDVAIVGAGPVGLALANWLLRDTDWRIALFDARDAEAAARDPRALALSHGSRVLLQEIGGWPTRATPITHIHVSQRGHFGQAHIRREDYDVPALGHVVQYGDLSAALNAALATLVARYPMRLTRYDHTPVERVEQLPRADGTVAPARVRALREGRHPLAIETEVVIQAEGGLFDDARKQQRGIAQARRRDYGQTAIVAHVRCSAPLEGWAWERFTPEGPLALLPQDDAHGPGYALVWCCAPDEARRRAALPDDAFLAELGAAFGERMGRFTHASPRHTFALGLHAQRIPVDRRVAAIGNAAQTIHPVAGQGFNLGLRDAFEMARALREGATAATLARFARERAFDRAVTIGLTDLLPRAFAVPGRPFGHLRGAALTLLECLPPLKHGLARQMMFGQRG
- a CDS encoding aminopeptidase P N-terminal domain-containing protein, with product MSATELAFLQTYRQRRERVVQWLRTASGSRGGVAIVPTAPEAMRNRDSDYPYRHDSYFYYLTGFTEPEAVLAIVVPAGNAPARSVLFCRPKHEEREIWDGFRFGPEAAKDAFGLDEGHSVEDIDATLPKLLANAGAVAYPLAESSAFDRRMRRWLDAVRMQGRAGVSSPHQALDVRAILDEMRLFKDASELDIMRRAGRISAGAHVRAMQASRAGLREYHLEAELLYEFRRHGAQSVAYNSIVATGPNACVLHYRAGNAELRDGDLCLIDAGCELDGYASDITRTFPVNGRFTGPQRELYALVVAAQEAALAQTRPGVPYNVPHDAATRVLAQGMLDTGLLDANKVGTLDDVIAGGQYRQFYMHRTGHWLGMDVHDVGEYRTPGTVAPAEGERPWRPLEAGMVLTVEPGIYVRPAPGVPEQYWHIGIRIEDDAIVTPEGCEIITRDVPVAPDEIELVMRSRA
- a CDS encoding putative bifunctional diguanylate cyclase/phosphodiesterase gives rise to the protein MLASSYNPLLVLLSLFVAILASYTALDMAGRVVTAQGRAALWWLIGGASAMGLGIWSMHFVGMLALNLPIPVGYDVGITLTSLAIGIGASIFALWLASRRELPWPRLAGGAVLMGAGVAGMHYTGMAALRMNPGIQYDPARFALSIVIAVLASGVALWMAFRLRQQSRRVRALRAGSAVVMGVAIVGMHYVGMAAAAFPYGSVCGAAHTGASADWLALVIIIVTLAVLAIALIISVLDLRMEARTALLANSLAAANKELAYLALHDNLTKLSNRVLLEDRLTQAIRTADREKRRFAVMFMDLDGFKAVNDVYGHHVGDLLLIDVAQRIGARVRQQDTVARVGGDEFVVLAYVDDPEDAGTLADALLGVVREPFMAGGHELRVSTSIGIAIYPGDGGNQHDLLTNADAAMYHAKGLGRNAYSFFEPSMNADVHQQLQLVQDLRRAVERHELVLHYQPKFNAPNGPIMGVEALVRWQHPQRGLVPADEFIPLAEKTGLIVPLGAWVLDEACRQMAQWQREGHAGWTVAVNLSALQFGHAALIDTVRETLARHALDPRSLMLEITESTAMRDVDASLQILQQLDAMGVRISIDDFGTGYSSLLYLKRLPASELKIDRGFVRDLAHDTEDAAIVSAIVALDQTLNLRIVAEGVETAEQQAFLTRLGCHSLQGYLLGRPMTAESLSAAMA
- the murU gene encoding N-acetylmuramate alpha-1-phosphate uridylyltransferase MurU, with the protein product MIFAAGRGDRMRPLTDHTPKPLLTVGGKPLIVWQIERLAAAGVRDIVINHAWLGAQIETALGDGSAWGVRLAYSPEGQALETAGGVAQAMPLLHAGDGHSVFIAVSGDVFCDYDYALLRDRAPAMAAQAAPGMHLVMVPNPPYHLRGDFALDNEGMLHAEGAERLTFGNIGLYDTRLFAGIAPGTRLAMTPLYHKAIAEGRATGERFDGRWENVGTPTQLAALDAEVASR
- a CDS encoding AzlD domain-containing protein; translation: MKALILFGVLLIAGAATYLIRLSFIALEGRMNLPMWFRSALPYVPAAMLTALIAPDLLMRDGALAVSVDNPRLLAGIVAIVIARVTKSAMWTIVGGMAVLLILMKVMA